Proteins from a single region of Sediminitomix flava:
- a CDS encoding outer membrane beta-barrel protein, producing MMKRLVITLFILFSIQLSSQTFGQGAKTTLKIGGSAISYKGDLSPTFSDWQGAARAELNFNAHKDLNWGINLWYGQIAAGTSDALTGDVRPEMRFTNVRTTLLSTELFLGYQKFITKSLKAYARVGVGGMKYDPIGDIYRELGDGRILRDRNIKLRDVEVTRTENEEEYGRYAFTLPLGIGLSYTLPNGFGIDTQFRYINPFTDYLDNVSELGSVDGNDKLIEWNIALVIPLKYLSKTENTKYKQKLRKETLIRRR from the coding sequence ATGATGAAGAGATTAGTAATAACCTTATTTATTTTATTTTCTATACAATTATCCTCACAGACTTTCGGACAAGGAGCTAAAACAACCTTGAAAATTGGAGGAAGTGCAATTAGTTACAAAGGAGATCTTAGCCCAACTTTTTCGGATTGGCAAGGTGCAGCTCGTGCCGAACTGAATTTTAATGCTCACAAAGACTTAAACTGGGGAATTAACTTATGGTATGGTCAGATAGCCGCAGGAACTTCCGATGCTCTTACAGGGGATGTGCGTCCAGAGATGAGGTTTACGAATGTAAGAACTACCTTATTAAGTACAGAACTGTTTTTGGGTTATCAGAAGTTTATCACAAAATCCTTGAAAGCATACGCTCGTGTTGGTGTCGGTGGAATGAAATATGATCCGATAGGAGATATTTATAGAGAACTCGGTGATGGACGGATTTTACGTGATAGAAACATAAAATTAAGAGATGTTGAAGTGACTAGAACAGAAAACGAAGAGGAATACGGTCGTTACGCATTTACCTTACCTCTTGGCATTGGTCTGTCTTACACTTTACCGAACGGTTTTGGAATTGATACACAATTCAGATACATAAATCCATTTACAGACTATTTAGACAATGTTTCTGAGTTGGGGAGTGTAGATGGGAATGATAAATTAATAGAATGGAATATTGCTTTAGTCATACCATTGAAATATTTATCTAAGACTGAAAACACAAAATATAAACAGAAACTTCGCAAAGAAACACTTATCAGACGTAGGTGA